ATGTTAAAAGGGTCTCAGTGGAAAAAGAAATGTTGActaaattataaatacatttttcataatCTTAAATTTTTGCCTTTGTATCCTACAATATTATTAACTATATGGCATTCTGTCGTACTGTACCATTGTGATGAGAGTTTTTAAAAACTTTAGGAGTCACAGAAAAAAATGCATCCACATAAACACCAAACAGCATAGTCTAAAAGAACAGAAGCAAAGTATACCACTATATTTCAGACTTACGTAAGATCAGCCTCCGGAAGCTTTTTTTCATCCAACTTTCCTGAaattaagagaaagaaaaaaaatatatataataggatacatatatgagatatatatatatatattttttttttttcttagttccACTGTCTCATCTATCATCATTACCATTTGATAACTGCATACATACAAAGTATTCATGGCTTCTCTAAAACCACAACTAGTTGTTTGGGAAAACCAATACATTAGGAATTTACTAGTTCTGATCCAAATGGAGTTATCAATACAAACTGGACCATTTTTTGCTGGCTATAGTCACATCTAAGAGGCAATGCCCAAGAAAACATCAAGGATTTTATTCTTTGGAATACCATAGACTACTGCTAGTTAAGGTACAGTTAcagatatgtttttattttattttttaaacaagccGTTAAACTTTACTCATATCGATGAACTGTATATACATGCTAACTGTATATACATTCTATGACATTCTTAACATTAATAACAGCTCTGCTTACACATATCAAATCAGACTGTTGGTTGAAAAGAATAATAATCAATCAGTTACCCACTAGAGCAGGGAATGACCAATTCCGTACTCAAGGCACACAAATGATACAGGTTTCATAAACAATAGAATCACTATAAACTCCTGGAAACTCCTCTGATCCCTATCAGACCGTCAGTGCACCACAATGCAGGGTAAACTGCAAACCCCAATGCactgatatataaaaataatggtgGGTAATTTATAAAGTACACTCAATAATGGTTTATTTATCTTTAACGGTACAgaatgtgtcactatacccattGGAACAGAACTGGCATATACCTGAACCCTGCACAGttggaagtgttttatttacattccCTACACCTGACAAAAGTTACTGCCATCAAGTTCTGCCATTTCCCATGGCCATCACTAGTGACAGCTGTGGGACAAAATGCATTGCCTACGGAGATGACTGCGGGATGTggcatagacctcagtgttgtaccaggagctgaagaggatccACCAGATGAAGATAGAGGTGGTTGCAAGGGACAGTTTCCGTTAAGTAAGACTTACATTCCTTTGCAGTCTTGGGCCACAGTACTGCAATCAGCAATATCAAATTGTGCAAAGAACCGAGACTGTCACAGAGCAGCTTTAATTAGCATGAAACATCAGTTATTTGATtgctataataaaataaaaaaaaaaaaccacaacataaCCACATTCATATTTACCTTTGTCTTTCTTTTTCATCTTCTTGTTACGGGTTCCCTGTCTCAGATATGAGAGGATTTGAGTCAGCTTGCTGATAACGATGTCATTGGTTGTAAGAGTGGTTTGAGCCTGTAAAAGAAATCAGTACTTAAACAGAATCTAAAAAATTGGCTTacgcttagttttttttttttgcaaaagaaaGTACATTCTAACCTCACCATATCCTTGCAAATTTACCCTAGCCAGAAAAAGGTGCGGTTGGCCAACATTACATTATGTAAATACAATACAGGCTGGACACATGAGTGTGAAGCTATTCAGGGCAAATGTTTTGCTTAAAGACACACACAACTTGAAAGGTGTGGCTCAGCACTATATTGGTGGCATGGCTGGTGTCTGGGTGCCCAGGTTGGCATGCAGGAAAGATCACAATCTCAGATTTTATTCCAAGTTCCATCATTCAAACAAAGACAACTCTAAAACATTACAGAACAGAAAATGTCATTGCTCTTCTGCAGCCTCAATGAAACAAAAGACCAGACAGAGATGATAccagtttaaatatatatatatatatacacacacacacacacatatacatatatatatatatatatatggttttctttgtgaaaaaaataatgtgaGAATAACCCTACAGATAAGATTGTGCCTATATGATCCACCTCAATCATCAATTACCTCCATTGTGGGACAATCTGCTTTACTCCGAATCAGTGTGGTTGGAATATCCGTGTCAGCATACTCATCATCTAAATCCACAACATATGCCATCCGTCCTGGCAAAAATAGCTCATTCCTTTCATATGCCTTGCCTTTAAACAGATTGCGGTATATGTTGCGACCTGGTAAGCGGGAAATGTATTTAGGAAAATTTATACAATAATCACTGTTGTCCTTTCTAAATTTGAaagctaaaaaacaaacaaaaaaaaacaaaaactcatcTGCCATGGAGACTTACAAATTATGaggcataaaataaatatatataatggctGATATGGATTCAAGCCATTGCCTTAAACTTAAAGCTTTCTATACAGCAGCAGACTACTGTTAAAGGAGCCAACAGAAATGTGGATGATGATATAAAATACACGGCCACCTCTGAACTTGTCAAAGATAAAACTCACATTTTAACTGACTTAGAGTGCTATGTCTAAACTTGGGCAGTCAATCTTTTTTGTACCAATTCAAGACCTTTAAAACACAaagctaaaaaaattaaataaaaaaaaattacagtaatAATTTGTAGGTACTCCAAATAAAATGCAGCTTATACATGCAGATCTGTATACACTTGCATTCAACTGTCCCATCTTACCAAGTCGGGTCTTAAATTCAATCTTGTTTTCTGGGTCCTCATCTTTCCTAAAGAGAAAAACGAACACTCCATATTAAACAATACAGCTcagcataataataaaataatataaaaaataaagtaaaatatcacAATgctggaaaacaaaacaaaaacattttgcaGGTTGTGTTGGACAAAATGTATAAGGCAGTAGTTGGCAAATTAGCAATCTACAACCAGGGTACCCCCAAAGAAGTCCAAAAATTATGTGAAATGCACTTCAATTATAGAGAAGGACAGAAGTATGACATACCTGATATAGAAAATAAAGGCTACGGCATAAAGCTCGTATGAAGCAAaaattattaaagtgacactctgggtaccataacaaTGTCATCGGAATAAAGACGTTATGGTGCGAGAAGGTTCCTGGGAGCCAGCTTACCTCAAGGAACAGCTTATTTCCAAAGTGTTAAATCCAGCACCCGACCATTCTACTCAACTTTTCCCCTGCAGTCAGAGTACATTTCTCAAGCCATTTAGTAAATGGAAAGCTATTAATAGGTTGAGAGTTTCAGTTGACACTCTCAGCTGTTCACAGTCCAAGGCTTCTGATTTAAGACTTGGTCTGTAGCGGAAACATCTGGGCAGTGTGATCGGGCCTcctcgcaccataacaactgatttttttgtaagttgttatggtgccgagAATGGTCCTTCCAAACAATTGTATAAACATTTACTGCAGCAATCTGACTGCAGTCACAGATATTAAACAAGGATGGAGGGAAATCTAATCAAAACCTAACATGTCTATATATCCATGACTTATATtcgatatctgtgtgtgtgcatagttagTTCAGCTATAGATACTCAGCCATACACATTATGTAACTATGTCTTACTTTGTTTCTTTTTGGGGTTTCTCCATCAGATCTTCCTCTTCCTTTTCTTTGTTGGAAATCTCAGCACGGACCTAATTGTAAAGTATAAATTGTCATACTGAGACTTTCAGTGCCAAACCCATTTATGAACCCAACTAAAACGTTTACATAAAAGTCTGGTAtgaatattttttaacatataacTTAATATAACCACTGAAGATTGTGCCCAGTGGATATTAAACAAACAATCTACTTTAAAACATAAGCTTTTATTATTAAACTAGAGTTTTTATAGTATattgaataatatataaaaatttatgttttaatattgAACCTATTAAAATAAAACTAAGCTTGATATGGATAAGATATATATTCTAAAATACAGTAGGTGGCATTAACATTAAATAAATGACAATATCAAGTAATATGGGGTACTTCAACAGTATTACTATTTCTACAAACATTAGTGCCAAATAATATCAAGCCAAATCTTTACTTATTCTGCATTACAAACCAAACCAAcacaaaaaaccccaaaacaaacaaacctctACAAGTCAGTTGCTTTCAATTTGgatattctggccttaaatttgaaattcactttgaactcttgggaattcttactttagtgaataagccggACTATAAATATTGTGCTCTCAATCCATTTACTGTCACTCACCTTTTGCAACAGAGCAAAATCAAGACCTTTCACCAAGTGAGTGTGCTCCATGTCACCACCCAAGAACTTGGACTCCTGGATCAGCTGGCGCCTCTTCTCTGCTGCAGATTTATCCCTgttttaaacatataaaatatattaaatgctgGACTGTCCTTATTTTCATAGGATATATGCCTGCTAAAATATGACAGAATGCCTTACGCCTCAGCTGTGGGTCCCACGGCCCTGTAGTTGGCTGTGGTGCTGATGAGTTCCGTTTCTTCATAGTCCTTGTTAACACCATCTCGCCGTTCCTTAGCTCGATCTCTGTATTTCTCGGCCAGCTCTCGCTCACGCTCGATTTCTTGTTGACGTAATTTAGCATAATAACTGTCAATGTGGAAACACAAAACACATGAGATGTGCAACAAAACAAGATTGAAACTACATGGAACACAAAGCAACAAACCCTGATCATCACTAAAAATTGTATACACAGGTCCTGCCCTATTCATATATGAAGATAAtgcaataggtaaaaaaaaaaaaaaaaaaaaacacaaacaaaaaataacatattttaccTTTATTTCACTAGTGTAGAAGACTTACTAACTTTTTAATTGGGCAATGAGTTGCAATTAAATATCTGTTTTATATGTATTAATGGTACACCTATATTCCCATAAAGTTTTACCAAAGGAAATTAGTGAAATATCAGACAAATGTATGTAAATGGTAACACAGTTTATTTCAGTTTCTCTTCTGAACGTTTTTACAAGGTGGTGGTTTAGGTGGGTAGTTTGTTTCAACACCCATCTTTTCATATAGCAAGGGTATAGAATTTTAAATAACTGCTCATCAAGGCTAGAGTAGTAGCTCCTTAAAAAAAGATGTGGTTAATCTGTCTCTAAAATAGTGGAGATAAATTAAGggccctatagtgaaaacccctaatgtaaacaaaCTTTAAGTCAATAACTTAATAGCAACCATATAGTGTTAAGGTCAATTAATGATAAAatgttcaattttatttatttaaattttaatcaatcacctttttttcttccttcttcGGGCAGCTGGATCCTCATCCTCATTGTACTCACGAGGCATTCTAGAAGTggagaaaaacatttaaaacatttttttttgctataatTCATATAGTAGGATTATAATTCCCATCATCAAAACCAACAGGTAGCCAATGGTGAGTAATATGAGTAAAGACTAAATGAAGTAGCAATGTCCCTCTCTGACTGGTCCGAACACAAAAAGTTTAAATATCTTGCGTGTGATGCTTAATAGTGTGAAATGAAAAAGACTGACTTATGagctcatttaaaaaaacagtggTATTgatggataaaacatttttttttttttacaataaatagattaaacacacacaaatactgattTCTAGTTTTATTAGGCCAGACATTATAATTGTCTAAAAATCTTTTCTAATCCCTTGCCCTTAACATTTACTTACTCATGATGGCGGGATTTTGTAGGTGGAGCTGAAGAAGGTGTTGAACGAGGGGTCATAAGCAACTTTCGGAAGTCTTCATTAGTCAGCTTTGACCTGAAATTAAGATACAAGTTTAAAACCCATTCAACATAAACGTAACTTACAAAGTGTCTTACCACACAGAAACATTCAAATTTtttaaagaatggaaaaaaaaaagtggaacagtcacttttctggaatttacaccattgaataaaacatgaaAAGCCTTTATAttatgtgttaaccttttttcatgtgttgctcagttttcttttaaatgtatagcaGGAATTTACAATTGGCATCACAATCGAGTTCAATACCCGCACACAATGCAATGAAGGAGAAGAAACCGAAACGTTGTTTCGCTTACTCATCATCTCTCATTGCTGGCGAATAGGTGCAAAGACTTTtggttatataataatacatttattatacaataatattCACACCACAAAAAATATTTGGGGATAAAGACAATACTAAAAGTCCTGGATAATGACATTCCCCTTTAAAAGGAGCTGGGCGGAGTGATTTTAAGTAACCGTATAAAATGTAaaggtgtatttttatgtgtgctttgttccttaatctgtattatgtatatattcagAGACATGCAGAATCCCACTGTCTCTGGATAAAGGCATATTATTGTTGCTGAATCGCTGGGGTAGGGTCTCAGCCCTGTTACTGTAATCGATCTTTATTCATTGTTTGATTTGTGTTCATTTTGTTGTGACTTTTTTCAGTCTCAGGTTTTCATTAAAGTTAATTTTTACATAATTTCCATGCAGTTCTGCATTTCAGTGAATGTTAGTTTTTTGAAAACTAAAATACAACCATATACACCTTTGTATTGTTAAAAAGAAAGGACTTACTGTAATGAATGTAGATCTTCCACCTCATGGCCATCTGGGGCCAGAGGGTTGGAAAACATCTCacctacaaaaagaaaaaacaatgagTTTAGATTTTTATAATAACTAGTGTCATAACATTATTTTGCATGGACACATTTACCCCAGGTAAACTGCATTTTACATAGACAGATAATctttaattaaagagacactgcatGTACCTTAATTTCTTATGCTACTTGCAAATGTTATCAACCAAAGTTGGGTGCGATAAGACCAGGGGATAACACTAGATAGAAGGAAAAAgggaaggtccaggcactcctaaGTTCAGCAAGGCAAATTTATGGGAACTAATGTATTGCTGTAACTTTGTTCCAATAAATTTAGTGGGAAGTGTTCCTATAAGGTTACCTTTTAAACTTGGCGGCATTGTTATTA
This Pelobates fuscus isolate aPelFus1 chromosome 3, aPelFus1.pri, whole genome shotgun sequence DNA region includes the following protein-coding sequences:
- the IK gene encoding protein Red, which encodes MPERESEMFSNPLAPDGHEVEDLHSLQSKLTNEDFRKLLMTPRSTPSSAPPTKSRHHEMPREYNEDEDPAARRRKKKSYYAKLRQQEIERERELAEKYRDRAKERRDGVNKDYEETELISTTANYRAVGPTAEADKSAAEKRRQLIQESKFLGGDMEHTHLVKGLDFALLQKVRAEISNKEKEEEDLMEKPQKETKKDEDPENKIEFKTRLGRNIYRNLFKGKAYERNELFLPGRMAYVVDLDDEYADTDIPTTLIRSKADCPTMEAQTTLTTNDIVISKLTQILSYLRQGTRNKKMKKKDKGKLDEKKLPEADLTIFEDIGDYVPSTTKAPREREREKHREKERDRERERPREREREREHERERDRERARERERDREEEKRRHSYFEKPKADDEPIDIDIDKGPGSAKELLKSINDNFANAPGWEGIETLKKHEDKKQLGDFFGMWNSYAECYPATMDDMAVDSDEEVDYSKMDQGNKKGPLGRWDFDTQEEYSEYMNNKEALPKAAFQYGIKMSEGRKTRRFKETNEKAELDRQWKKISAIIEKRKKLEADGVEVKRPKY